TGTTTCTCTAGTTTCATCAGAAGTTCCCAAATTAATTTCCTCGGTTTCATTTAGATTAGGCTTAGGCTTATTCTCAAATTGATCCAGTTcccttttatttcttcaaaagcCTCTTCTTCATCATATTCATCAACCTCTTGATTCATTGTTTTGAGATTAGACAGCTCTTTAAGATCTGGACGTGAGTTCCGCATGCATGTCATGTTATTAGAGCCAGCGTTAATGAAactgaaatgaaaaataaaaataaaaaataaaaaaaaattagggaaAAGGAGAAAATAGAATTGACTAAGAAACTGAAACTTCATTTTATTGAATTGGAAAGGATAGAAGGGCTAACATTAGAGCATAGCAAATAAACTATTTGGATTACCACCCAGAGAATAATCCAAATATAGAAAAAAACAGCAAAATAAACTACCAAGACTCCTTCTTTGTGGGGAGAGGAGTGGCTTCCCAGTTGGCGAGCTTGACTTCTGGGCCAATACGTTGCACATCTGCATGACTAGGGCCTTCACCAATCTGAACCATGTTTACTCCATAGAACATTTCTTTGAGACCTTGACATATTTCGTCCACGTCATCTTGGACAGACATGTCTTTATTCTCTTCAAAACGTGACCTAGTAAAAGACTTGGCAATGTGGGGAACGGGCTTTGGCAAATTCCAAACTTTATTTTTCTGCCCTTTTGCCCATTTTGTGTCAGCATTAGTTGGCCTAAAACCCAAACCAAAAGTATCTTGATTACCAAATGGAGAGATAGGGTCAACAATTCCTTGTAATGACACCCCCAAGCCCTTTCCTGACTCATAACCATTTTGCAGCATTTGTGTAGCCACCATGACTGAAGTAGAGGATAGACGAGGCTCTAAGATAGGCTTCCCTTCCATAAACTGATCAGCTGCCACTATTTCAAAGGTCTGAAATATGAGGGATTCACAACCTTCCTTGGCCTCGACACATGGGACAGAAGGGTCTCTATATATTGAAAGATCATCTTCACCGTGAACAATAATTTCTTGTTTCTCATATTCAAACTTGACCACTTGGTGTAAAGTAGATGGCACCGCTCTGGCTGcatggatccatggccttcctaaaAGCAAGTTGTAGGAAGTGTCCATGTCTATAACTTGGAATGTGATCCCAAAATCAACAGGTCCAATTTTTAAAGTAAGATCAATCTCACCAATAGTGTCTCTTTTTGCGCCATCGAAAGCTCGAACACACACATTGTTAGTACGAATTCTATCTGTGCTGATTTTCAAACTTTGCAAAGTAGAGAGGGGGCAAATGTCCACACCCGAGCCTCCATCAATCATGACTCTTTTCACATAATGTTCTTCACATTTGACAGTTAAATGCAAAGCCTTATTATGTCCAGCTCCTTCCACAGGCAACTCATCGTCGGTGAAAGTGATTCTATTCACCTCAAATATTCTATTGGCCAATTTTTCCAGGTGACTTACAGTTGTTTTGTCCGAAAAATGTGCCTCATTCAGAATTCTAATCAATGCTTGACAGTGCTCTTTAGAATGTATGAGCAAAGATAGCAATGAAATTTGAGCAGGATTTTTTCTCAACTGATCAACAATAGAGTAATCCTGAACTTTCATCTTCTTCATGAATTCTTCAGCTTCTTCTTCAGTGATAGGTTTTTTCACCGGAAATTGGCTATCCCTGGCTTGTTTGGCTCTCCTTAGTTCTTCTGGAGCATAACACCTTCCAGAACGCGTTAAGCCACCAGTTTCGTCTATTTCTTCAACAATCTCCTTGCCCTTGTAAGTCACAGTGGTTTTGTTGTAGTTCCATGGGACAGTTTTCATGTTTATCACTAGAATTTGTGTCGTGTGCTTTATCACAATTGGTTCTGTCATCTTTCCTAAACCATTCTGGTTTTGATCAAACCTGGGAAAACCACTAGGAACATATAATTTTGGTCCAGTTACTAATGTCTCTTTTTTCTTTGTGGCTCCAGGAACATACAATATCAACTTCCTGGAGCCTTTGAGATTCGCATTAGAACTTGCACCTTTTACACACAACGGTACTTCTTGTGCAGACTTTGTCACCATACCCAACCCTTCTTTTAAGGTGTCAATTTCCATTATTGTTTTTCCTGTTTTCTTGTATTCCTTATCGTCACAGATCATCCCAACAACATGAGCATTGTTGTGAGCAGGAAGTGGGTTGTTGGTGACATTCGGAGCCTCTTCGTCATGTATTACAATTGTTTTGTCATCAATTAGCTTCTCAATGGCTCTCTTCAAAGTAAAACAATTCTATGTGCTATGACCCTGAGCATTAGAATGATACTCGCACCTGACAGTGGGGTCAAAACCTCTTGCATTTGGGTTGACATTGTACGACATGATAGGTTCAATCAAACCCAATTGTATCAATTTCCGCAACAGGCTTGTATATGATTCTCCAATTGGGGTGAAATTTTCCCTTTGTCTTTGTTCTCTTACATAATCAGTCTTAGGACGTGGATTATAAGGTGCTTGAAGATTTTTTTGTTGGGGACGAAAGCCTTGTGGAGCAGGCGCCTTCCATTGTTGGCGTTGAGGAGGTCGGGCATATGCCTGGGTGTTGAAAACCGTATATTGGGGTGGAGCAATTGAGTAGTGGGGATCCTGATGCAGATAAAAATGTTGAGGTGAGTTGGATTGTCCTCGTAAGATTTGGTGGTTTGTCCCCCTTTGAGCAGCACTGGACCCTGATACCATCATGGAtccttcctctttcttttttagATTTCCAAAACCACCAGACCCATTTTGAATTGCTTGGGTGGTAGCCTTGAATGCTACCTGACTCACAATTTTGCCGGACTTGATGCCATTTTCAAGCATTTCCCCAACTTTAATTGCTTCTGCGAATGTCTTTCCCACTGTGGAAAGCAAATAGTGGAAGTAATCAGGTTCTTGTGCCTGGAGGAAAACATCAATCATTTCTGACTCCTTCATCAGCGGTTTGACCCTGGCAGCTTGTTCCCTCCACCTGATAGCATATTCTCTAAAACTCTCGGTAGGCTTTTTCTTCATACTAGCGAGAGAAGTGCGATCAGGCACAATATCAATGTTATACTGAAATTGTCGAACAAAATCTCCTGCCATGTCATCCCAGGTAGGCCAATTAGAAATATCTTGATCGATGAACCATTCTGAGGCAATTCCCACTAGACCTTCTCCAAAATATGCCATGAGTAATTCTTCCTTATTCCCTGCCCCTCTTAGTTGGTTACAATACTTCTTCAAGTGTGCTACGGGGTCGCCGTGACCATCGTACTTCTCAAACTTCGGAGTCTTAAAACCAAGGGGCAAATGAACATTGGGGAACATGCACAAATCTCTGAATGAGACGCTTTTTGGACCTCCTAATCCTTGCATATTCCTCACACTCTGCTCTAGACTCTTCATTTTTCTAGCCATTTCCTCTTGTCCCTCATTCTTAGCAGTTTGCTCGATCTCGATGGGGGAACTATACTGCTGAAAGGGGTTATACGAGTCTGGGACTTTAAAAGTCAATTCCGGAGGATAATATTGATCGTGGTGACCTTTAGATGGAGGCTCATTATTGGACTTCTGTACCAATGTTGGTTGAGGGATTGTAGTAGTTTGTACAGTGGGGCTGAAAAGTGGGTTATTTCTGAAGGGTGCATTTGGAGGGCACACAGTGGAAGTTCCAGAAGTGTTGGATATGTTAATATGTGGACCAAATCCAGGAGGAAAAAGTGGATCACTTGTCGGGGTTTCAATGGGAATTGACATAGTCACATCCGGGAATCCAGGGATTGAAGATGGTGGAGCTTGCCCATTCATCCAAGCCTGGTACATGTCAGTCATTTGTTGTCTCAACATCCTTACTTCCTCTGCTGATGCTGATTCATGTTGAACCATCTGACCTCGAAATTCATCACTGTCGGACTCGTTTCCATCCTTATGGGCCATTATCCCCTTGCTTTTGGACCTTGTGTTATATTCGTGAGGAGTCAGTTCAACCACAAACCAACCACCTTATCTTTAAGACGAGAACAAATAAGTTAGGGTTTAGCATTTTGAAGATATTAATCACACGTTGTATGCCATGCACCTAAATTATTTCCCGTCTAATATGAGCATCAGAAGGCTTTCATGTTTCATCCCGGCTTTTAGGTGagttcatttctcattttattattattttttgttattattcatattttttttctctttcagtGATTTTGAAGTATTTTGATCGAACCCATTAAGGGGTGCCTACGTATCATGTTAAACATGAATCAGATCATTACGTAGTTCATGAAAAAGAACAAATTTGGATTTTTTGAATCaactaaaaatatttttattgacTTTCAAATTAGTATTTTTCAATACAAAGACGTAAAGGAAAATAACCAAAAAGAAAGGCACCATAGACTGAAAAGACTAAATCGAGACtagaatatccaaaacaaactaaaaataaagaCTCGAAAAGAGTCAGTCTCAAAATACAACTACTGAACTAGAACTCCTAATAATTATAACTAAACTTCAATCTTGCGAAATCCTCAACCTTGTATGTGAACTAATGCATATCTGCTCACGGTGCTTCTGGCCCAGGCTGACCCCCTAACATGCGATATATCTGCTTCAGTTCTGCTATGAAGTGGCGTGCGAAGGTAGGCACCTCTCTAGCAAATTGCTCAAAACCCATCCCCTGACAGTCCAGACAACTTTGAGCAACATGAACAGCTAAATTGTGGACATATTCTCTAGCATCTCGATAATTCCGCTCCAGGTCTTGGACTTGCTGCTGGCGAGTATTGGCTATCTCTCTCATACCTGTCTCACGGTGCAATGCCAATTCAAGCTAGTTTCTAATCCTTGCTCGGTCATTCATTAATTGGTTCCTTTCTACATCAAACCGAATTCTCTCTTTATCGAATTCAGCTTGTTGTCGAGTTTGCAGGGCCAAGAATTGAGCTTTCTCGTCTTCAAAACGCGCTTTCTCCGCATCAAAGAAGTCTCCCTTCTCATCGAGTTCCCTCTGTAACACATCAACGGCTTCTCTAACAATGCCCAAATCCTCGTATAAGGTCTGAATTGTAGAGCGATGTTTCTTCTCAGCCGTTTTTTGGGCTGCCCTAACTCTAACACCTATCTCTACCTCCATCTGAGACAAATCCTCTCTGGCAGTTTTTAGTTCTTTATCAATAGCATGTAGAGTGGACTGATAGTTTTCTTCAACTTCAAACCGACCATGCTTGATTCTGACCTCAACCTCTGCCTCCTTGTCTCTTGCTTCTTTTACAGACCCTTCAGGCCTAACCTTGAAGGGAGCTTGATCATGAAACCAGTGAAAGTACACAAGATCTACCTCTCTTTGATCACGATCCTCTATCATAGTACTCAAACCTAGGACCCGATGGCCGCCCCAAATTCTTTTAGCTTCTGATTCTCAACGCCGATCTTCTGATTTTACCTCTCATACAAAATCCTGCATGTTCTCAACAATAGGTACGATTTGCCTCCGACCTAGCTGGCGTAAAACTCGAAGTGGAGCATACGGCTGAAACCCCCTGAGGCCCATTAGAACAAAAAAGAGTCGATAAGAAGACATGTAGATCACCTCAGCCGAAGGAAACCAATGATAATTCCAAGTAATCTGAGAAGCTGTCAACTCACGAAGATACTCTGCCCAAGCCTTGACGCCTTCTGGCAAATTTTTCCTTAATTCCTTCACCCTGTCTAGATGATCTAAGATATTGCTCTTCCAATCAGATATGAATTTTGACTGGTAATGATGGCGGTATAAGTGCTCTAGAAACCACACTTGTAATAAAGTGTTACAACCTTCAAAATATTTTTCACCCTCTCTGCATTCAGTCAAAGCACGATATATATCAGCTAGGATCATTGGTAAGATGATGGAATCTTCTCTCTTCATCATAGCTGTGACTATCCCAGACAAACGAATGTCGATTTTTCTGTCTCGTCTAGGAAAAAACATGGTTCCCAGGAATGCTACCATGAATGCTTCTTGCCTATGCTTTTCCCATGTAAAGTAGTGATTCCCATTTTTTAGTTGCTTTCCATACTGTAGAAATCCTTGTTCGTTTCCATATCTCGCATATAAGAACTCCAAAGTAACCCATCCATTGTCCAAACATGCCATACGAGGGTGGTTAAGGTGcatttgctccaaaaatttatttccaCTAACATTTCTTGGAGCTAGAGGCATTTTTTTACGAAGGTTCTTTCCTAACCCCGTGAAACCACCTAGTTCTTCCAGTGTAGGAGTTAACTCAAAATCTCTAAAGCGGAAGACGTTGTTTGCAGGGTCCCAGAACGGAATTAAAGCCTCAATTAGGTCCCTGTCAGGGCTGATTCTCATAATATCTGTGAGGAATGCCAGATGTTTAAATATCGGGGTCTGTAGATAATGACCCATGTCGTTCCACCAAGCCAGGAGTAGCGGTGGGGTTTTGTCTGCAATCATAAACTCTGGGGGTTCATTGACTTCTTCAACTGCTTCATCTTTTGGCCTCTTATCACATCTCATCGGTATCATTTTGGCctatttagaaaaataaaaagggcTTCGAATTAAGACCTaaacacaaaagaaaaataaaataaaataaaaagtttaaaaaaaatgtaaaaagtgGCTATTTTTCACAAAAACAACCCTTATATGCTTTTTGTAGCAAGATTTTAGGGTTATCTTGGCAAAGACGGCCAGACGCGAAAACTAAAGTactataatgatttttttttatttctattttaaaaaaaaaatgggccaaACCTGAGGGAGTTTTCCTACAataaagggttttttttttttttaaaaagacttttttttttgagaattttTGTGAAAAGACTAGATTCTTTCTggttgtttattttttttaaaaaaaaagggtataTAATACATCTCTTTCTTTGTTTTACTAATCACCCTAAAATCCTATCAACAATGAACAACCATTCCAAATAATATTGCAAATAGCACATATGATGCACATGTTAGTCAAGAGAAACAGGTGTCTGTCTTAGACGGACTCGGCCCCTGTGCCGAGCCCCACTAGGTCAATTGCAAGTGATGCAAACAAAGTGCGGCCTACTAGGGGTACCATGTCTGTGTTCCAGTTCTACTAAGGTAAAACCTAATGGAGAAAGGTATCTAGACTGGCTGTAAAACGAGCGGACGACTCGAGTCGGGCAAGGGACAACGTACCGGTAGCAGCGCTTTCCGGCTTTGTTGTGGGTCCTCCCCATCCTAAACATGTGTGACTATAAATCCTTCACCAGGGACCAAGGGCCCACTGGCTTTATCTCAGCAGAAGTGGGGTGCGTAGTCGCAATTCCCTTTTTTGTGGCAAAAATGTATTATTGAAGACTCAGAGGGGGTGCGCGAGAGAAGACAAATATATTACAGTTCAATAATATCAAAGCAGTAAATAAGCAGGCATAGAGCACATTAGTCCCATATACACAAAATATCCAAGAAATAAAGAAAGCCAAATGCAAGTCAATATATAAAGCTCGAATTCTGGTTATTCCCCAGCGGAGTCTCcatctgtcacaccccttttttttatataataaaaataaaaataaattatattatattatagcTCACTTTTATATTTATTAgaagggtttttccaattaaagtgacattttgagaagggattatttatttattgcagagtcgccacttggaattgagttttggtgttccaagtcaccttattgaatccctaatcaaaaggaaagttGACTCTTTATTTATTGGTCTGCGAAACAAAAGATCgagtaaggaattctgttgaccggggagaaggtattaggcattccccaagtcccatggttctagcacggtcgctttatcgacttatatcTGGCTAAAATGAATTCTTGGATAAAATGTATTTATTAGCTATGCCGATGATTCGCTTAAATATTATTGACCTTTTACTAGTCTTGACTAAGACGCGTAGTTGCAAGCTCAAccttgatgagtcgtgaaattacgcgatattcgacgctaattccttaagcttttgtgacttcttaagcacttttgttgttacttttttgtgtttttatgttgttttgtaggaaaagatgcccggagagcataacggagcaaaacggagcaaaatagagcaaaaatagaacaaatcaacgtttctggcaccacatgctaatagcatgtggtgcagcatgttgaacatgctagcagcatctgctgccagtgaaaatggcaccatatgctactcgcagagtgcagcatatggcgcagcatgtcgcacatgcgagcagcatgtggtgcagcatgtggtgacagagaaaatgtcaccacatgctacggttttggcaccacatgcgattagcatgttgaacatgcgaatagcatgtggtgcagcatgttgtgcaagagggtattttggtccagattttgttctcgttttttggaataatataaatactcttttagggtttgtaatagatcatctttggtcattttgcaagttttggaggctagggtttttctacaacattggaggagaagattggaagcacttcaatgagatatttcttaatcctttcttcaattccttgttttgtattgcatatctaagtgtgtagtatttattccattacttgaatcttgattgtgaaaatatttttgattaaagtttggtttgaaactcttgttatgcttatgtattgaatgattcttattgctattgaagtgggtctttgttgatttaattaatctcgttcttgaatgtttccaaagggattagctaaccctaggactcacccatttacttagattgagcttggaagaggaaatctaggttgggaaagattagttaacaagaatttgggtcattaaactcatctaataacttgagctcagaagaggatagttacttgaggttaaattgattgtgcctaatatcacactctaaggcttggaaaagcttagagtgaaattcattgatttggttggaagactttcagtgagattttagatatcattatctattgacataaacccgctcttagttgtaaaatcgtaaaatacgttggatcgttacttgagtgtaatctcctattatccatgcttgtggccattgatcattttactcgctttctaggttagtttacatttccgcattagttataattttctcaaacaaaaaccaaaatattatctatcgtttggcttttgcgtagttggtgaaagttccttactttcttaatcgcctagcatattgttccctatgggatcgaccctgactcatagttgggtaaatatattgcatacgaccgtatACACTTTCTCTtcgaggagtgtatttggacgttatcaaaaatggcgccgttgccggggaacaaattggcgtatttgggttagtttgggatttaagctaacttgctttggtccaaactttctttgctttatatagaaaaaaaaactGATCAGATTTTGCCAAATTGCACagttctgcaaaactgtccagtttttcctaaaaaaaaataaacaatggcatcatataatgaaaattggtcggatggtagttgttcatactttgatgacccttgtctttattgtggaggaccacactcatggcaaaattgtttgaattctcccgggggcggattgtgcgcacaatctctaacctatgagtggagtatttgtgataggtgtggtggtcaaaatggtcattgggataattgtgcttatttgtcaTTTCctcccccgaacccccactatgactattctagttttgattttgatgatagtagggatatggaagtggaagaagcctcgaatgctcaaaatgagaggataatgctcatgttggagaccatccttgaaaaagttgaaaaacaggacttagcggttaaggacttgaggaaaccacttgatgacttgaggcaaacaattaattgcaatgacaaagctattcacaccttggaggctcaaatgaaatcattggttcatactcataatgctcaacaacttgagagtgttgaaagtaggcaagaaagtgaccaaaacatgaatgtctccaagggtggatttttacaagctttgaatgaccctcaacttgaagaaagccttgataaagtggaaattgtgagtcaagattggcttatgactcaagctcaacaacttagaGCCTATGGGGATCATCGAGAAAACATTTCGAGGATGGTGAAAGAATTtgtaaaaatccatgttgagcaaaggcaagagttgaagaaacttgaaattgctatccgtgacttgaaagccaaattgaatgcaaaagttgaggtatgcaatactcaacatcaaatagtcatggatagtagttttaagttagtttccaatgaaaaagtggtcaacattgattttcaagagctaatgatgacttgccaaccgaccaatccaaatataatgcaagatgccaaaattgaagaaatgatactagagttgcataaaaaagttcatgcaatggtttttgaagactctagttcatttttgagtgaggatgtcaaaattcatgcaaatttggaatttgagcgcgttggacctcattccaaccatttttcaacattatgcttggttagtgaaatggaagttgaactaaccgagcctatggagaattttggagatgaagatcaaagcgttttcattttgaagtttgctatgccaagaagacaaaatggcatgcctcacttacgggccaagaagtgcaaaatgcgacacctgagagttggcctctttgacttactaccaccgcctcacgagcatcaccggaatcttgattcaaagttggggcgcaaattcatatcctccaagtggaaggaaaagtggtaaaggtaaccgtcgtgccgcgacgttaacttaagcgcttggtgggaggtaacccatcgttttaaaaattttaaatcatttttgaaattttattttttaaaatagtttagtttatggtttttgactaatctgcaaagtttcagaatttttggagttgttttgagcatgtcggatacccggacagcccccaaaaccagtaaaagctgcgaaattcttttttctggtgtcataacatgcgattcgcatgtcatacatgcgaatcgcatgtcgcGTCGCATATGGTGACagtaacttaaaaaaaaaaaaaaacttttt
The nucleotide sequence above comes from Lycium barbarum isolate Lr01 chromosome 3, ASM1917538v2, whole genome shotgun sequence. Encoded proteins:
- the LOC132630494 gene encoding uncharacterized protein LOC132630494 yields the protein MAHKDGNESDSDEFRGQMVQHESASAEEVRMLRQQMTDMYQAWMNGQAPPSSIPGFPDVTMSIPIETPTSDPLFPPGFGPHINISNTSGTSTVCPPNAPFRNNPLFSPTVQTTTIPQPTLVQKSNNEPPSKGHHDQYYPPELTFKVPDSYNPFQQYSSPIEIEQTAKNEGQEEMARKMKSLEQSVRNMQGLGGPKSVSFRDLCMFPNVHLPLGFKTPKFEKYDGHGDPVAHLKKYCNQLRGAGNKEELLMAYFGEGLVGIASEWFIDQDISNWPTWDDMAGDFVRQFQYNIDIVPDRTSLASMKKKPTESFREYAIRWREQAARVKPLMKESEMIDVFLQAQEPDYFHYLLSTVGKTFAEAIKVGEMLENGIKSGKIVSQVAFKATTQAIQNGSGGFGNLKKKEEGSMMVSGSSAAQRGTNHQILRGQSNSPQHFYLHQDPHYSIAPPQYTVFNTQAYARPPQRQQWKAPAPQGFRPQQKNLQAPYNPRPKTDYVREQRQRENFTPIGESYTSLLRKLIQLGLIEPIMSYNVNPNARGFDPTVRCEYHSNAQGHST